Proteins encoded together in one Streptomyces sp. NBC_01216 window:
- a CDS encoding acyl-CoA dehydrogenase family protein produces the protein MTAPDATAVRALTRELLTAHPPARTARADFLRARFDAGLAWVHYPVGLGGLGAPRSLQAVVDTELQAADAPDNDPRRIGIGLGMAAPTLLAYGTEEVKKRFLRPLWAGEEVWCQLFSEPGAGSDLAALGTRAVRDGDTWVVNGQKVWTSSAHVARWAILIARTDPDVPKHRGITYFVCDMTDPGVEVRPLRQITGEAEFNEVFLTDVRIPDAHRLGEPGDGWRVAQTTLMNERVSIGGARIPREGGMIGPVARTWRERPELRTHELHRRLLDLWVGSEVARLTGERLRQQLVAGQPGPEGSAMKLGFARLNQAISGLEVELLGEEGLLYGDWTMRRPDLVDFTGRDAGYRYLRSKGNSIEGGTTEVLLNIVAERVLGLPAEPRDDKDVAWKDLAR, from the coding sequence ATGACCGCGCCCGACGCCACCGCGGTCCGCGCCCTGACCCGGGAACTGCTCACCGCGCACCCGCCCGCCCGCACCGCGCGCGCCGACTTCCTCCGGGCCCGCTTCGACGCCGGGCTCGCCTGGGTGCACTACCCCGTCGGCCTGGGCGGACTAGGCGCCCCCCGCTCCCTGCAGGCCGTCGTCGACACCGAACTCCAGGCCGCCGACGCCCCCGACAACGATCCGCGGCGGATCGGCATCGGCCTCGGCATGGCCGCCCCGACCCTCCTCGCCTACGGCACCGAGGAGGTCAAGAAGCGCTTCCTGCGGCCGCTCTGGGCCGGCGAGGAGGTGTGGTGCCAGCTCTTCAGCGAACCCGGCGCGGGCTCCGACCTCGCCGCCCTCGGCACCCGCGCGGTCCGGGACGGAGACACCTGGGTCGTCAACGGCCAGAAGGTGTGGACCTCCAGCGCGCACGTGGCCCGCTGGGCCATCCTCATCGCCCGCACCGATCCGGACGTTCCCAAGCACCGGGGCATCACCTACTTCGTCTGCGACATGACCGACCCCGGCGTCGAGGTGCGCCCGCTCCGCCAGATCACCGGCGAGGCGGAGTTCAACGAGGTGTTCCTGACCGACGTGCGCATCCCCGACGCCCACCGCCTCGGCGAGCCCGGCGACGGCTGGCGCGTCGCCCAGACGACCCTGATGAACGAGCGCGTGTCCATCGGCGGTGCGCGCATCCCCCGCGAGGGCGGCATGATCGGTCCGGTCGCGAGGACCTGGCGCGAACGCCCCGAGCTGCGCACCCACGAACTCCACCGGCGCCTCCTCGACCTCTGGGTGGGCTCCGAGGTGGCCCGGCTGACCGGGGAACGGCTGCGCCAGCAGCTCGTGGCCGGCCAGCCCGGCCCCGAGGGCAGCGCCATGAAACTCGGCTTCGCCCGGCTCAACCAGGCCATCAGCGGCCTGGAGGTGGAACTCCTCGGCGAGGAGGGGCTGCTGTACGGCGACTGGACCATGCGCCGCCCCGACCTGGTCGACTTCACCGGCCGCGACGCCGGGTACCGGTACCTGCGGTCCAAGGGCAACTCCATCGAGGGCGGTACGACCGAGGTGCTGCTCAACATCGTCGCCGAACGCGTGCTCGGACTGCCCGCCGAGCCCCGCGACGACAAGGACGTAGCCTGGAAGGACCTCGCGCGATGA
- a CDS encoding NADPH:quinone oxidoreductase family protein — MQAWRVHENGEPGEVMRCEEVDRPTPGAGQVLLKVRATSVNFPDALLCRGQYQVRPPLPFTPGVEVCAETEDGRRVIATPALPHGGMATYALADGTTVLPAPEALDDAEAAALHIGYQTGWFGLHRRAALREGETLLVHAAAGGVGSAAVQLGKAAGATVIGVTGGPEKAAVARELGCDLVIDRHAEDVVAVVKEATGGRGADVIYDPVGGGAYAQSAKAVAFEGRIVVVGFASGSIPAPALNHALVKNYSILGLHWGLYNAKDRAAVLRCHETLTEYAAKGLIRPLVGERVPFSEAADAVQRVADGTTTGRLVVLPEGAAR; from the coding sequence ATGCAGGCATGGCGAGTGCACGAGAACGGCGAGCCGGGCGAGGTGATGCGGTGCGAGGAGGTGGACCGCCCCACGCCCGGCGCGGGGCAGGTCCTGCTCAAGGTCCGCGCCACGAGCGTCAACTTCCCCGACGCCCTGCTCTGCCGGGGCCAGTACCAGGTGCGGCCCCCGCTGCCCTTCACCCCCGGCGTGGAGGTCTGCGCCGAGACCGAGGACGGGCGCCGGGTCATCGCCACCCCCGCCCTGCCGCACGGTGGCATGGCGACGTACGCGCTCGCCGACGGCACGACCGTCCTGCCCGCCCCCGAGGCGCTCGACGACGCGGAGGCCGCTGCTCTCCACATCGGCTACCAGACCGGTTGGTTCGGACTGCACCGCAGGGCCGCGCTCCGGGAGGGTGAGACCCTGCTCGTGCACGCCGCGGCGGGCGGCGTCGGCAGCGCCGCCGTCCAGCTCGGCAAGGCGGCCGGCGCCACCGTCATCGGCGTCACCGGCGGACCGGAGAAGGCGGCCGTCGCCCGGGAACTCGGCTGCGACCTCGTGATCGACCGGCATGCCGAGGACGTCGTCGCCGTCGTGAAGGAGGCCACCGGCGGCCGGGGCGCCGACGTGATCTACGACCCCGTCGGCGGCGGGGCCTACGCGCAGTCCGCCAAGGCCGTCGCCTTCGAGGGCCGCATCGTCGTGGTCGGCTTCGCCAGCGGCTCCATCCCCGCACCCGCGCTCAACCACGCCCTCGTCAAGAACTACTCGATCCTCGGCCTCCATTGGGGCCTGTACAACGCGAAGGACCGGGCCGCCGTCCTGCGCTGTCACGAGACACTCACCGAGTACGCGGCCAAGGGCCTGATCAGGCCGCTCGTCGGCGAGCGGGTCCCGTTCTCCGAGGCGGCCGACGCCGTGCAGCGCGTCGCCGACGGCACCACCACCGGCCGCCTGGTCGTCCTCCCGGAAGGGGCCGCCCGATGA
- a CDS encoding helix-turn-helix domain-containing protein, translating to MSEDQRIDDVLNEVGPRLRRIRRERGATLGDLAASTGISVSTLSRLESGQRRPSLELLLPIARAHQVALDELVGAPPTGDPRVRAKPIVRNGRTMLPLTRQPGGLQAYKVVQEKAEPVDPRVHEGYEWLYVLSGRLRLVLGGHDVVLAAGEAAEFDTRVPHWFGPTPDGPVEFLSLFGPQGERMHVRARPKKS from the coding sequence ATGAGTGAGGACCAACGCATCGACGACGTGCTGAACGAGGTCGGACCGCGGTTGCGCCGCATCCGGCGTGAGCGCGGAGCCACTCTGGGCGATCTGGCCGCCTCCACCGGAATCTCGGTGAGCACGCTCTCCCGGCTGGAGTCCGGGCAGCGCCGGCCGAGTCTCGAGCTGCTGCTGCCCATCGCGCGCGCCCATCAGGTCGCGCTCGACGAACTGGTCGGCGCGCCGCCCACCGGCGACCCCCGGGTCCGCGCCAAGCCGATCGTGCGCAACGGCCGCACGATGCTGCCGCTCACCCGCCAGCCCGGCGGCCTCCAGGCGTACAAGGTGGTGCAGGAGAAGGCCGAGCCGGTCGACCCTCGCGTCCACGAGGGCTACGAGTGGCTGTACGTCCTGTCCGGGAGGCTGCGGCTGGTCCTGGGCGGCCACGACGTCGTGCTGGCGGCCGGCGAGGCGGCCGAGTTCGACACGAGGGTGCCGCACTGGTTCGGGCCTACGCCGGACGGTCCGGTGGAGTTTCTGAGCCTGTTCGGGCCCCAGGGGGAACGCATGCACGTCCGGGCCCGGCCGAAGAAGTCCTGA
- a CDS encoding NAD(P)/FAD-dependent oxidoreductase: MTTSTTATTPPGGRYDAVVVGGGAAGLSAALVLGRARRRTLVVDAGAPRNAPSAHMQGYLSRDGMSPADFLAAGRAELTAYGVERTEGEVTEAVPDGAGGFVVRLADGRTARARRLIVTTGLVDELPDLDGLAARWGRDVLHCPYCHGWEVRDRAFGVIAHPVAGAHQALMVSQWSGDVTLFLHTTGRLPEEQRARVAAAGIEVVTGEVAGVVVEGDRLTGVRMADGRVVARSVVFTGTRMIPRDGLLTALGAATRDTPQGALVAVDETGRTSVPGVWAAGNTTGFAEQVVNAASGGYRAGTAVNADLLFTDLDRAVAATA, from the coding sequence ATGACGACGAGCACGACCGCCACCACGCCCCCGGGCGGGCGGTACGACGCGGTGGTGGTCGGCGGCGGAGCCGCGGGGCTCAGCGCGGCCCTGGTCCTGGGCAGGGCCCGGCGCCGGACCCTGGTCGTCGACGCGGGTGCGCCGCGCAACGCCCCTTCGGCCCACATGCAGGGCTACCTGTCCCGGGACGGAATGAGCCCGGCGGACTTCCTGGCGGCCGGGCGGGCCGAGCTGACGGCCTACGGGGTCGAGCGCACCGAGGGCGAGGTGACCGAGGCGGTCCCCGACGGGGCCGGCGGCTTCGTCGTCCGCCTCGCCGACGGACGCACGGCGCGAGCCCGGCGCCTGATCGTGACGACCGGTCTGGTCGACGAGCTCCCGGACCTCGACGGGCTCGCCGCGCGGTGGGGCCGGGACGTACTGCACTGCCCCTACTGCCACGGCTGGGAGGTCCGCGACCGCGCCTTCGGGGTGATAGCCCACCCCGTGGCGGGGGCACACCAGGCCCTGATGGTGTCCCAGTGGTCCGGGGACGTCACCCTCTTCCTGCACACGACCGGCCGGCTCCCCGAGGAGCAGCGCGCGCGGGTCGCGGCGGCGGGCATCGAGGTGGTGACGGGCGAGGTGGCCGGCGTCGTCGTCGAGGGCGACCGCCTGACGGGCGTCCGGATGGCCGACGGCCGGGTGGTCGCCCGGTCCGTCGTCTTCACCGGCACCCGGATGATCCCGAGGGACGGGCTGCTGACGGCGCTCGGCGCGGCCACCCGGGACACCCCGCAGGGAGCGCTCGTCGCCGTGGACGAGACGGGCCGGACCAGCGTGCCGGGCGTCTGGGCGGCGGGGAACACGACCGGTTTCGCCGAGCAGGTGGTCAACGCGGCGAGCGGTGGCTACCGGGCAGGGACGGCGGTCAACGCGGACCTGCTCTTCACCGACCTGGACCGGGCGGTCGCGGCGACGGCCTGA
- a CDS encoding VOC family protein, which yields MLGTDFTTGSPSWLDLGSPDVQAAAAFYSGVFDWEFVSAGPDADGYGFFRQDGRTVAAIGPLTAEGATSAWTVYFQTPDAQATAEAAASAGGTVRVAASDVMEAGRMACLTDPGGAEFAVWQPAAVKGLERTSETNTLVWAELHVDDPRAALDFYGRLFGWRSTEMDTPGMAYQVLSTAEGDQQDASFGGVAQLQEGADKARWIPYFAVRDADETSARTQGNGGSVLMPAADIPDVGRIAWLADPFGAPFAVLKPSPRM from the coding sequence ATGCTCGGTACGGACTTCACGACGGGATCCCCCAGCTGGCTCGACCTCGGAAGCCCCGACGTCCAGGCCGCCGCCGCGTTCTACAGCGGCGTCTTCGACTGGGAGTTCGTGTCGGCGGGCCCGGACGCCGACGGGTACGGCTTCTTCCGGCAGGACGGCCGGACGGTCGCGGCGATCGGCCCGCTCACCGCGGAGGGGGCCACCTCCGCCTGGACGGTCTACTTCCAGACACCCGACGCCCAGGCCACCGCGGAAGCCGCCGCGAGCGCCGGCGGGACGGTACGGGTCGCTGCCTCCGACGTCATGGAGGCGGGACGGATGGCCTGCCTCACCGACCCGGGCGGCGCCGAGTTCGCCGTATGGCAGCCGGCCGCGGTCAAGGGTCTGGAGCGGACCTCGGAGACCAACACCCTGGTCTGGGCCGAACTGCACGTCGACGACCCGCGGGCCGCCCTGGACTTCTACGGCCGGCTGTTCGGCTGGCGCTCGACGGAGATGGACACCCCGGGGATGGCGTACCAGGTGCTGTCCACCGCGGAGGGCGACCAGCAGGACGCCTCCTTCGGCGGGGTCGCACAGCTCCAGGAGGGCGCGGACAAGGCGCGCTGGATCCCGTACTTCGCGGTCCGGGACGCGGACGAGACCTCCGCCAGGACGCAGGGCAACGGCGGCTCGGTGCTGATGCCCGCCGCGGACATCCCTGACGTGGGCCGGATCGCCTGGCTGGCCGACCCCTTCGGCGCGCCGTTCGCCGTCCTCAAGCCGTCTCCGCGGATGTGA